DNA sequence from the Caminibacter pacificus genome:
TCGACTTTATCGCCTTCTTTTACTTTACCTTCAAGGATAAGTTCCGCTAATTTATCTTCCACCACTTCAGCAAGCGCTCTTTTTAGAGGTCTTGCACCGAATACCGGATCAAATCCGACTTCCGCGATAAAATCTTTCGCTCTATCAGTAAGTTCAAGATCGATATCTCTTTCAGCAAGTCTGCTTTTAATTTTTCTAAGCAAGATATCGACAATTTGTTTAACTTGCTCTTTTCCAAGCGGATTAAATACCACCACTTCATCAAGTCTGTTTAAGAATTCCGGTTTCATTCTTCTTTTTAGCTCAGCCCAAACCGCTTCTTTTCTTGCGTTAGGGTCTTTGATTTCCATAATAATATCGCTTGCAATATTACTTGTTAAGATAATAATTGTGTTTTTAAAGTCAACAGTCACACCTTTATTATCTGTAAGTCTACCGTCATCAAGTACTTGCAATAGGATGTTAAATACATCCGGATGTGCTTTTTCTATTTCGTCGAATAGAATTACGCTATACGGTTTTCTTCTAACGGCTTCGGTTAATTGTCCTCCTTCTTCATATCCTACATATCCAGGCGCCGCACCGATAAGTTTTGATACGCTTATTTTATCCATATATTCTGACATATCGAATCTGATAAGCGCTTTTTCATCGTCAAACAAGAATCTCGCCAATGTTTTAGCGGTTTCTGTTTTACCAACCCCTGTCGGTCCTAAGAACATAAAACTACCGATTGGTCTGTTCGGATCTCCAAGTCCGGCTTTATTTCTTTTAATAGCTCTTGCGACCGCCGCAACAGCTTCGTCTTGTCCGACAACCCATTTTTTAAGTTCGTCTTCGATGTGTAAGATTTTTTCGAGTTCGCTTTGTAACATTTTATTAACAGGAATACCTGTCCATTTACTTACAACATCGGCAACCGCTTCTTCATCAACCGCATTTTTAAGAAGCGTACCTTGTTTTTGCATTTCTTCCCATTTTTTCTCTAATTCTTCAAGCTCTTTTCTAAGCTCTACGATTTTGCCGTATTCAATTTCTGCGGCTTTATGGAAATTACCTTCTCTTTTTGCAATTTCCGCTTCGTTTTTAAGTTTTTCGATTTGTTCTTTAATTTCGGCAATTTTTTTAAGAACTCTTTTTTCTTCTTCGAATTTAGCTTCGAGTTTTCTTTTCTCTTCTTCAAGATTTGCGAGTTCTTTTTCGATTTCTTCTATTCTTTTTTGAATTTTTTCTTTATTTCCGGCACTTTCAAGTTCAAGTTGAAGTGCTTCTTTTTCAACCATTAATTGTTCGATTTCTCTTTTAATTTTTGCAAGTTCAAAAGGCTCGCTTTCGATTTGCATTCTAATTTCAGCCGCCGCTTCGTCAATCGCGTCGATCGCTTTATCCGGCAAGAATCTATCCGTAATGTATCTGTCAGTAAGTTTTACAGCTGCGACAATCGCTTCGTCTTTAATCAATACATGGTGATGCGCTTCAAGTCTTTCTCTAAGACCTCTTAAGATTCTAATCGCTTCGTTTACACTCGGTTCGTCAACTTTTACAGGTTGGAATCTTCTTTGAAGCGCCGCGTCTTTTTCGAAATATTTTCTATATTCTTTTAATGTCGTCGCACCGATAGTTCTAAGCTCTCCTCTTGCAAGTGCAGGTTTTAAGATATTTGCAGCATCCATACTACCTTCACTCGCACCCGCCCCTACGATTGTGTGAATTTCGTCGATAAATAATATAATGTTAGGATTCGCTTTCACTTCATCGACTACCGCTTTTAATCTGTCTTCGAATTCACCTCTATATTTCGCACCCGCAATAAGTGCCGTCATATCAAGCGCTACTATTTTTTTGTTTTGAAGACTTGTCGGTACTTCTTTTTTAACGATTCTTTGAGCTAAAC
Encoded proteins:
- a CDS encoding ATP-dependent Clp protease ATP-binding subunit, with product MEKLFEKLTNQMMEAIESGLSLALHNKNPEVHPLHVLWGLLTNTNTVLNQALNKMGVDKVAIELEVKSAVDRLPKVDNITKESIRIGRELIQSLQNAEALATRMGDKFIAVDTWLMANLDMFKDTLGKFVDLMELKKTLEAIRGDKKIESKSADENLDALNKYGIDLTEKARKGELDPVIGRDEEINRMTQILIRKTKNNPILLGEPGVGKTALVEGLAQRIVKKEVPTSLQNKKIVALDMTALIAGAKYRGEFEDRLKAVVDEVKANPNIILFIDEIHTIVGAGASEGSMDAANILKPALARGELRTIGATTLKEYRKYFEKDAALQRRFQPVKVDEPSVNEAIRILRGLRERLEAHHHVLIKDEAIVAAVKLTDRYITDRFLPDKAIDAIDEAAAEIRMQIESEPFELAKIKREIEQLMVEKEALQLELESAGNKEKIQKRIEEIEKELANLEEEKRKLEAKFEEEKRVLKKIAEIKEQIEKLKNEAEIAKREGNFHKAAEIEYGKIVELRKELEELEKKWEEMQKQGTLLKNAVDEEAVADVVSKWTGIPVNKMLQSELEKILHIEDELKKWVVGQDEAVAAVARAIKRNKAGLGDPNRPIGSFMFLGPTGVGKTETAKTLARFLFDDEKALIRFDMSEYMDKISVSKLIGAAPGYVGYEEGGQLTEAVRRKPYSVILFDEIEKAHPDVFNILLQVLDDGRLTDNKGVTVDFKNTIIILTSNIASDIIMEIKDPNARKEAVWAELKRRMKPEFLNRLDEVVVFNPLGKEQVKQIVDILLRKIKSRLAERDIDLELTDRAKDFIAEVGFDPVFGARPLKRALAEVVEDKLAELILEGKVKEGDKVEFDVDENNIIVKVNGVEVARDPK